A stretch of Allostreptomyces psammosilenae DNA encodes these proteins:
- a CDS encoding ABC transporter substrate-binding protein encodes MRPTRRALPAVALTLTASLLLTGCFASSPGTDAGPAEGAADGRIRVAMLQPPRSGLSPFSDDAFKLSRWSTAETLVVLDEAGDPQPALATEWTRNDPRTWTFTIRQGVTFHDGSPLTADAVAGALRAATEASPKPRILDGVELRISAEGDTVTVTTGEDDPLLPQRLSSPQLSILAPSAYTGATVNPVGTGTGPFVLTEVDGTTAAHLDRYEEYWGEPARAGGIDVTFVPDGTARAAALRSGTADIVEAVPVSQAALLDEETITEVPMPRTNTLYLNTGSGPFRDPALRAAARDAIDRAALVEGVYEGRADQAEGLLGPAIPWAAERPERSGRTEAADPAGTTITLATFSDRAELPEVATALQQQLERAGFTVEQVVREYAHIEADALAGEFDAFILSRATVLDSGDPAAYMVSDFGCDGSFNISQLCDPAVDQALELAERTPSGPERRAAILQAEAAILNTDAAIPLLHERVIQGDAGNVVDSAKDPRERLLVTADTHLR; translated from the coding sequence GTGCGCCCCACCCGCCGAGCGTTGCCCGCCGTGGCCCTCACCCTCACCGCCTCCCTGCTGCTCACCGGCTGCTTCGCCTCCTCCCCGGGAACCGACGCCGGCCCGGCGGAGGGCGCGGCCGACGGACGCATCCGCGTCGCGATGCTGCAACCGCCGCGCTCCGGCCTCTCCCCGTTCAGCGACGACGCCTTCAAGCTCTCCCGCTGGAGCACCGCGGAGACGCTGGTCGTCCTCGACGAGGCCGGCGACCCCCAGCCCGCCCTGGCCACCGAGTGGACCCGGAACGACCCGCGCACCTGGACCTTCACCATCCGCCAGGGCGTCACCTTCCACGACGGCAGCCCGCTGACCGCCGACGCCGTCGCGGGCGCCCTGCGCGCCGCCACCGAGGCCAGCCCCAAGCCCCGCATCCTGGACGGCGTCGAACTGCGGATCAGCGCCGAGGGCGACACCGTCACCGTCACCACCGGCGAGGACGACCCCCTGCTGCCCCAGCGGCTGTCCTCCCCCCAGCTCTCCATCCTGGCCCCCAGCGCCTACACCGGAGCCACCGTCAACCCGGTCGGCACCGGCACCGGACCCTTCGTGCTGACCGAGGTCGACGGCACCACCGCGGCCCACCTGGACCGCTACGAGGAGTACTGGGGCGAGCCGGCGCGGGCCGGCGGCATCGACGTCACCTTCGTCCCGGACGGCACCGCCCGCGCCGCCGCCCTGCGCAGCGGCACCGCGGACATCGTCGAGGCCGTCCCGGTCTCCCAGGCCGCGCTGCTGGACGAGGAGACCATCACCGAGGTGCCGATGCCGCGCACCAACACCCTCTACCTCAACACCGGGTCCGGCCCGTTCCGCGACCCGGCGCTGCGCGCCGCCGCCCGGGACGCGATCGACCGCGCCGCGCTGGTCGAGGGCGTCTACGAGGGCCGCGCCGACCAGGCCGAGGGCCTGCTCGGCCCCGCCATCCCGTGGGCCGCCGAACGCCCCGAGCGGAGCGGGCGCACCGAGGCCGCCGACCCCGCCGGGACCACCATCACCCTCGCCACCTTCTCCGACCGGGCCGAGCTGCCCGAGGTCGCCACCGCCCTCCAGCAGCAGTTGGAGCGGGCCGGATTCACCGTCGAGCAGGTGGTGCGCGAGTACGCCCACATCGAGGCCGACGCGCTGGCCGGCGAGTTCGACGCCTTCATCCTCTCCCGCGCCACCGTGCTGGACTCCGGCGACCCGGCCGCGTACATGGTCAGCGACTTCGGCTGCGACGGCTCCTTCAACATCTCCCAGCTGTGCGACCCGGCGGTGGACCAGGCCCTGGAGCTCGCCGAGCGCACCCCCTCCGGCCCGGAGCGCCGCGCGGCGATCCTCCAGGCCGAGGCCGCGATCCTGAACACCGACGCCGCCATCCCGCTGCTGCACGAGCGGGTCATCCAGGGCGACGCCGGCAACGTCGTGGACTCGGCCAAGGATCCGCGCGAGCGCCTCCTGGTCACCGCCGACACCCACCTGCGGTGA
- a CDS encoding ABC transporter permease subunit: protein MRGAAVSRTLALVAITAVVGLLPWLSGRDPALAVLRARSAEQEPTEEALAAIRADLGLDAGPLALLGDWLAGPLRGDLGTSWVSGADVLPSVLGGLGVSLTLMGSAFAVALLLTAALSAPTLVRGARGTPRRAGAGSGATAAMLASLPEFLLATVGLVVLAVWLRWLPPFGWEGPRNLVLPALALGIPAGGLLGRLVDDALPAVFTERWVGLWAAAGCTPRRIAAAALRRALPAIVPQFGLVAVGLTGGAVAVETVFSVPGIGRTALGAAESQDLPMLQGSVLALVLLGTLAGVLGDAARRRLLGPGLRDAALPLPAPAAAPATWPRLALPVVLATVLLAGIAAGLPRDPRTVDTTARLAAPSWAHPLGTDGLGRDVLARLGHGAAATVGVALLVCLVSYALALLVGFLPALAAGASEVANALPPVIAGILVAAVLGPGTLGASVAVALVSWPPLAAHASALVQQTRAAGYLTAQRAIGSPPHWILTRHVLPAVAGPVARHAVLRLPGIALALASLGFLGLGAQPPAPEWGLTLAESLPYVERAPWATLGPALALALLAGLAVSLSALPATSVLSALSGLSPAGRARRTARPPAATAPPGKVAR from the coding sequence ATCCGGGGCGCCGCGGTCTCCCGCACCCTGGCGCTGGTGGCGATCACCGCCGTGGTGGGCCTGCTGCCCTGGCTCTCCGGCCGGGACCCGGCACTGGCCGTGCTGCGCGCCCGCTCCGCCGAGCAGGAACCCACCGAGGAGGCGCTGGCGGCCATCCGCGCGGACCTCGGCCTGGACGCCGGCCCGCTGGCGCTGCTCGGCGACTGGCTCGCCGGGCCGCTCCGCGGCGACCTCGGCACCTCTTGGGTCTCCGGGGCGGACGTCCTGCCGTCCGTGCTCGGCGGCCTCGGCGTCTCGCTCACCCTGATGGGCTCGGCGTTCGCCGTCGCCCTGCTGCTCACCGCCGCCCTCAGCGCCCCGACCCTGGTCCGCGGCGCCCGCGGAACCCCGCGGCGGGCCGGCGCGGGCAGCGGCGCCACCGCCGCCATGCTCGCCTCCCTGCCGGAGTTCCTGCTGGCCACCGTGGGGCTCGTGGTGCTCGCGGTGTGGCTGCGCTGGCTCCCACCGTTCGGCTGGGAGGGCCCGCGCAACCTCGTGCTGCCGGCGCTGGCGCTCGGCATCCCGGCCGGCGGCCTGCTCGGCCGGCTGGTGGACGACGCGCTGCCGGCCGTGTTCACCGAACGCTGGGTCGGCCTGTGGGCGGCCGCCGGCTGCACCCCGCGCCGGATCGCGGCCGCGGCGCTGCGCCGCGCCCTGCCGGCCATCGTGCCGCAGTTCGGGCTGGTCGCCGTCGGCCTGACCGGCGGGGCCGTCGCCGTGGAGACCGTATTCAGCGTCCCCGGCATCGGCCGCACCGCCCTGGGCGCCGCCGAGTCGCAGGACCTGCCGATGCTCCAGGGCTCCGTGCTGGCACTGGTCCTGCTGGGCACGCTCGCCGGCGTGCTCGGCGACGCGGCCCGCCGCCGGCTGCTCGGCCCGGGCCTGCGCGACGCCGCGTTGCCGCTGCCCGCGCCGGCCGCCGCCCCGGCCACCTGGCCACGGCTCGCGCTGCCCGTCGTGCTCGCCACCGTGCTGCTGGCCGGCATCGCCGCCGGACTGCCGCGCGACCCGCGCACCGTCGACACCACCGCCCGGCTCGCCGCCCCCTCCTGGGCCCACCCGCTGGGCACCGACGGCCTCGGCCGCGACGTGCTGGCCCGGCTCGGACACGGGGCCGCCGCCACGGTCGGCGTCGCGCTGCTGGTCTGCCTGGTCTCCTACGCGCTGGCGCTGCTGGTCGGCTTCCTGCCCGCGCTCGCGGCCGGCGCCTCGGAGGTGGCCAACGCCCTGCCGCCGGTGATCGCCGGCATCCTGGTCGCGGCCGTCCTCGGGCCCGGCACCCTCGGCGCCTCCGTCGCCGTCGCCCTGGTCTCCTGGCCACCGCTGGCCGCGCACGCCTCCGCGCTGGTCCAGCAGACCCGCGCCGCCGGCTACCTGACGGCGCAGCGGGCCATCGGCTCGCCCCCGCACTGGATCCTGACCCGGCACGTGCTGCCGGCGGTGGCCGGCCCGGTGGCCCGCCACGCCGTGCTGCGCCTGCCCGGCATCGCGCTGGCCCTCGCCTCGCTGGGCTTCCTGGGCCTGGGCGCCCAGCCGCCCGCCCCGGAATGGGGCCTGACGCTCGCCGAGTCGCTGCCGTACGTCGAGCGCGCCCCGTGGGCCACGCTCGGCCCCGCGCTGGCGCTGGCCCTACTGGCCGGGCTCGCCGTCTCGCTGTCCGCGCTGCCGGCCACCTCCGTGCTGTCCGCGCTGTCCGGGCTCTCCCCGGCCGGCCGGGCTCGCCGCACCGCCCGTCCGCCCGCCGCGACGGCACCGCCCGGGAAGGTCGCCCGATGA